The DNA sequence TACGATGAATGTAGCAAGCAAAATCAAAGCACTTTGAACAGTTCTCTGTTCATACACAGAACTGGGACGTTTTAAACTTTGTGTCAAAGTGCGTTTTCTCCGTGCTACTTCCTTGTCTTTTCCAGAAATCGAGTAAGACTCAAAGGATGTTGCAGATGCAGGTGTTACTGCCACTGCGGCGGGAGTTTCACTACTAAAGGTTGAAGACGGTGATGAAACACTGTATTGAGATCGTCTTCTAGCTCTTGGACGGAACCAATTCATGAGTCTCTGAGCGATAGTTGAGTCTCTGTAGGGATCATCCGAAACATACCCACTGTTAAATCCCTGGAGAGTATTGTTTTCTGTTATAATTCGCTGACGCTTCGTCTTCAAATAAATGCCTCGATAAATGTACACAAGAATTACAAACGGAATAACAAAGCTGACGGTCACGAgataataagaataaacaaGACCTGCTCCGCCATCTTCCCAGTCGATCGTGCAAAATGCTTTTCCAGGAATATATCGATAAGAACTCCAGCCAAAAATAGGAGGAATTGCGTTGATAAAAGAGGTAAACCACACAAATCCCACCATTTTTCTTGCTTGACGAATGCTTATCGTAACCTTAAGAGGCTTGACAATGAGATAATAGCGGTGAAGTGCTATGGTGACGATAAAAAAATTGGACGCCATAGACAACACATTTATGAGAAGACCTGACGTAAGGCACCAACCAACAGCGAATGGCCATTGGTCCATGACTACAGTTGCAATGGCAAAAGGCGTATGCAAAAGAGTCAAACACAGGCTTGTAGCCACGaggaaaaaagagaacaaattCGAGGGGTTCCTCAGACGAAAGGGCCGGAGCATCGCGCAAAAAATGGTGCCACTCAACACAAAAGCAAGCACAAAAGTAATTCCTAGGAAGATAACCTCGATGGTCTTTTCTATTTGAGAACGGCTGCCAGAGAAAGCTTCGAGATGGGTGACATCGAACATTGTTTAACTTGAATGGCGACAGCTTTTGATTCGTGCTGCTATAAAGACAATGGAACAAAATTAGTACCACTCAAAAGGGAATGAACTGAGGCCCAAGATTGCATTTGCACTAGTGGATAAACTATTACAAACTATTCAGGGTGAAATGAACCTCTCAGTCTCGTTTCTCCTCACAATAGGCGATTGAGCTTTGTCCCGTCGCCATGTTGCTCAGAGAACATAGATTTCGTTCCCTGAGCCTCGAGTTGATATGTATAGGGAGGAGTTCAAAGGAGCAAAAGAAATACAACTGTATAACTAGCGATTAAAATTTGcgattaaaatttgaaattattgcGCGGTTGACCAACATCAGCTCAGTAATGGCGTGCGGACACTCATTATCCTCTGGCAAGCTATTAGCTTTATCATTTTCGCGCGCGTGCAAATTGTGTGCATGGTAATAAAGGGTATTCGCATAATGATGTGGTAATGACAAATGTCCGACTAAAAGCTGAACCCCAACGGACATAAAAGTTGTCTAACTCCACTGAAATATCAGAACAGTGGCCCTAATGGAGGTACACCAGTGAAAGATAATTTGAAGAGGCAAACATTGGCCGAGACCTTTTGAGACCTTTCAGGAAATGATTTTTAACAACGAAACTTAGCTTAACTTTAAGTTTTTGTGACGTCTTTATCGattcaattttcattgaaCTTTCAGCGAGATTTTAGTTTCACTAGTTCTTTAGAAGGGATTACGGTTGACTTTAAGACACAAAGAACGAAGTGAGAAAATAAAGACTGAGAAAACATATGGCCGAATTTCCACTCTGATAAATTCATTTCGTTGAAATTCATCAGTCAGTTTTGCAGACTACTGTTATAATGACAGTTTCGAAGTATAGTAACTGAGATTTTCATACAATGCGGTTATGTTGATGATCAATACAATAAACTAGCGATTAATTTCGCTCCAAGCACGATCCAAGGGAATTTGCATTGGGTGTCAACATGAGGTGATTTTAACACGATCTCAGTTATAAAACTTaatataattgttttagtcGTTTCTTTTCGTCTGAATTCAAGCGAATGCCCCAGAAAGTAATAAGGTACCTCGACTTAGTTAGGAAAGAATTTTACCAACCATTCTTCGCGTAATTGAGATTTACGACAGTCGTGGATTATTGCGGTAGGATTATTGAGTGACAAGGCTTCCGAATAGCTGTGTGATGACGACAAAGCTTGTGGGCAAATTGTCAATGAGACACAAATACACTCGAGTTAATTTTCTCCCAAAACAAACATCTCACGATCACATTCCGCTTCATCAAAAATATTGGTCAAGTCTGATTAACTTATAGTTTCTGGAAGCCTGGAGAAGAAGCACGTTTGCCTCGTGGAGGTCTTGCATTAATTGGGCCAAACAAACCGCCAACgaaatgttgaaattgtaTTTCTCGTGTCTGTTTATAGCTTAAAGTGATGAAAACTTCAAGGTAGATCCAGAACTCCCGAAGAGGGTTTGTTTAGACAGGCTTTAGAGAAACTCTTACCTTTGTCTGAATGGACAGTATTTTGGTTTGGAGGTGGAGTTTGTGAGTTTTCGGACAAACGTGAAACATCTACGAACTTGGAACCAACGCTATTGCTTCATCTTATCCAAAACTACCGTAGGATCTCACTCTCAACTTTTCCTATGAAAACTACCACATTTTGTAGTAGGTCTTCTCCTGGTTCGATTTTCTGATCGGGACACTCAGAGTAATTTGAACAGATTGTACGCATAGAACAACATCGCGCCAAACAAAACTGTGAATTAAACCGTGACTACGGTATCACCAAAAGACGAATGGCTTAACGCTTATGACACAAagtttgcatttgaaaagcaaTTGAAGACGATGAACAATAGACTAAAAGGGGGTCGCTAACCACTGCGaccttttgtttacaaacgcCACGTTTAATCGCCGGAATTATGTAAGTTGACATTCATAATAAGAATTTTGAGGTGCAAAAATGTTACAAAGGTAAAGTAAGGTTTTCGAGACGTTTTCCCcgaaaattaataaatatcCTCGGGAAATTcttgatttaatttgttttctttatcaaTGCTCTTACAATAGCAAACCAGTTCAGGAAATGTTTTGTCTACGATTAAGGATTTGAAGTTGTTAATGTAATGGAAATTTGTTTATAAGCAGCGGTAATTTAACGCTCTGCAATGCAATGAATTTATTGTCTAAAAAGGTTCCATCAAGGCAGTTAGAACTTTCCGTGAAGAAAAATCCCTTTCTTGTGACAACGATTTTCTCTTTGACAGCAACATGTCTGGTAGCGATTACTTTTTTACCAACTCTTACGACTCAAGAAGTATTTTAGTTGCACACATTTTGCGTTTGCCACTGTTATATGGGAAGATAAATATTATGATCTCTTCGTTATCTGATAAATTAAAAGTGATGTGAACTGAAGCGATGTTATCCTTGACAAAGGCTTTCACGCAGACGTGAAGCTCTTGGGTATTACACGAAACTGTTATCGTCCTGTCCGCTCTCTTATGCCCTACGTTAGCCTCTCTCGTTTCGGCCACGAGTCCGCCTTTTGCCCCAGATTTCCACCTCggttttcatttccattttcgGCGAAATGCGTGTGTAAAGTTCATTTGAACTTCAAAGCAAATGTCGTCTTACTGCACGTTCGTACATAGGGAAGCCTTTGAAAAAGTGACGGCCCGTAACGTGGAGGGGACTAAACATGAAAATCAACGTTTACGAAATCACGACGACCTTTATTGTGACTGATTCTCCAAGAACTagcaatttttcaatttcaatatcTGTAGCTAGAAAGCAAATTTAACCAAGTGGTTCACTTCCACTTGAAAGCAAGATAAATTGATGAGCATTAATTGGGCCGACGGCATTTCGACTCCCGAGTTTGCACAGTGTCCTTCGCCCAACAATATTTGAATTTGTCTGTGGTATATCAGTGAAAGTCACGAGCCCTAGTTGGCGACGTGGCAGCAGTGAAGTGTGGCGTCGGTGAGCTTGCAGGTTTTCCGTAATTCGAAGGCGGGGACCATTTCATATGCTGTACCTGCGAGCCCTCGACTTGTCGGAACTCTTTATGAGCCGAAGCAAATGTCCCTGAAACTTGCGAGCTTCCGTCAATACTTCGCTCAATTGTACCACCTCTAGTTCCCTTGTCCTCTGGTGTAGTATCTGGTAAACCGGGGGGAGAAAGAGAGGGGTCATCGTTTGGTTTGCCTGTCAATTGACCGTACACCGCCATTGCCTGGGAATCGaagtaaaaaaaggaaataacttGTTAAATAGAAATAATTCACAAAAGCCACAAAATTACATTTGCGGTGCGAAAGTAACTATATTTTCAGACATAACAAAGCCACCCCTTAATTACACCCCCATGGCTGTAGTTGATCAGTGTTCCTCGATTGCTACATGCTCTTTTAAGATGTTAACGATAACTTCAAAACCATCTCCAAACACGATGAGTTCCTATGTAgcatccgccatcttgtttgTCGTGTGCACAGTCAGAATCAGTTAACGGGTCAATTTAACCTTCGAGAGAGGACATTAGTTTCGGCCTCTGAAGTTTGCTGGCTTTCATAACCAGTTTCCTCTTATAACTATATgattccgaaaaaaaaaaagaaagaaagaagaggaaaCATCTACAAAGGATCCTACTGAAAGTCATTTTTTCCCGAGACCTCACAGATAAATCACTGCTGCCTTTTCACAAGAGTGTTGACTTTTTTTGGAAGACTTCAGCGTTAATGCAAGGAATGCGGACATTTTTTAACTTAGtcttttaacagtttttaGTGGTTTTGTAGGAGACCGTGTATTTTATTCCTTTCATCCGTGTCGTGGTTAGATATATTTCTTTCACCTCATCTCTTATTTTAGTtcacaaaaattgtttttctctttttctaaATTATCTTTTCGACAATTAAAAAAACGATTAACAggtagaaaatacaaaatagaTAGACAGTGATCCATGCACGTTACCCCTCTACTGGGAGACTATGCTACCGTGTAGGTGCGTTTTGTGCAGATATGCTATCAGGGAACATAACTACGTAGCGTTGCACCGTTACTCTTGCAGCGAATCAAATCCATAACCTTAGCATAGAGGGCCAAGTTTACTGCAGATGCTGCACTGATCGTCATTATTAACAACAGCCGAATTTATGGAATTGAACCTGGCATGACTTGTGGTACATACATTAGTGTACAAACGAAGCAACTCTGGAAAGATAGAGAGTCCATTTTAGTTGCACCAACAGGGTAACAATatcgaaaaaaaaggaaaacatctAATCTAGGTAAGCTTTCGTTCCATG is a window from the Acropora palmata chromosome 1, jaAcrPala1.3, whole genome shotgun sequence genome containing:
- the LOC141885791 gene encoding 5-hydroxytryptamine receptor 1A-like, whose amino-acid sequence is MFDVTHLEAFSGSRSQIEKTIEVIFLGITFVLAFVLSGTIFCAMLRPFRLRNPSNLFSFFLVATSLCLTLLHTPFAIATVVMDQWPFAVGWCLTSGLLINVLSMASNFFIVTIALHRYYLIVKPLKVTISIRQARKMVGFVWFTSFINAIPPIFGWSSYRYIPGKAFCTIDWEDGGAGLVYSYYLVTVSFVIPFVILVYIYRGIYLKTKRQRIITENNTLQGFNSGYVSDDPYRDSTIAQRLMNWFRPRARRRSQYSVSSPSSTFSSETPAAVAVTPASATSFESYSISGKDKEVARRKRTLTQSLKRPSSVYEQRTVQSALILLATFIVNLLPFYIVGLWSGISQRSPSIVLDFIVTWLFISMAAVNPILYGFMNRQIRRVVWQSAIGRLLCRACKRWNEDLSVRGFYSVNGKELTSDGRSDTMTQRRAWGNSSLRGPNMSSFNRHVSVEI